In the genome of Pseudomonas sp. LBUM920, one region contains:
- a CDS encoding sterol desaturase family protein: MAHPTETFRTRYRAAISRHYHPWLHAGFVLGYGIFCILLAGSSTDHITALQWLTVPLTLVFFNLCIYLVHRHLGHHKHTLARLFYARHTGDHHSFFTPGHMTYDSPRDWRVILFPAWLIVLHSLAITLPAWWLLNHLSPNIAGLFAACMILGYLLYEVFHACEHLPANHRVARLPWIRQMHQLHALHHRRELMQGRNFNIVLPLMDYLFGTLQWEPNAHDNQEQS, translated from the coding sequence ATGGCCCACCCTACCGAGACCTTCCGCACCCGTTATCGCGCGGCCATAAGCCGCCATTACCACCCATGGCTGCACGCCGGTTTCGTCCTCGGTTATGGCATTTTCTGCATCCTCCTCGCCGGGTCCTCCACCGACCACATCACCGCGCTCCAGTGGCTGACCGTGCCCCTGACCCTGGTGTTCTTCAACCTGTGCATCTACCTCGTGCACCGCCACCTCGGTCATCACAAGCACACCCTCGCCCGGCTGTTTTATGCGCGTCACACCGGCGACCATCACAGTTTCTTCACGCCCGGCCACATGACCTACGACAGCCCTCGGGACTGGCGCGTGATCCTGTTTCCGGCGTGGCTGATCGTGCTGCACAGCCTGGCAATTACCCTGCCCGCCTGGTGGTTGCTCAACCACCTGAGCCCCAACATCGCCGGGCTGTTTGCCGCCTGCATGATCCTCGGTTACTTGCTGTACGAGGTGTTCCACGCCTGCGAACACCTGCCTGCCAACCACCGCGTGGCACGCCTACCGTGGATCCGCCAGATGCACCAATTGCACGCCCTGCACCACCGCCGCGAACTGATGCAAGGGCGCAATTTTAATATCGTCCTGCCGCTGATGGATTACCTGTTTGGCACTCTGCAGTGGGAACCCAACGCCCACGACAACCAGGAACAGTCATGA
- a CDS encoding SMP-30/gluconolactonase/LRE family protein: protein MSHRRHNFRHGLFVVSLALIAFLLLMPTHVQPVNWAPPKAPSMKDGTYAENQRLKAVQRIGASDIAGPEALLLDAQGFLISGLQDGRIIRTSPDSHTLEVLANTGGRPLGLALHPDGRLIIADGVKGLLALDANRQLTPLTSSANGLPFGFTNDVTVDASGRFAYFSDASSRWGYGQDGEAVIEHGGDGRLLRYDFATGLTEVLLDQLQFANGVALGLDENYVLVNETGAYRISRYWLKGEHVGSHDLFIDNLPGLPDNLSFNGSDRFWVALYSPRNPLLDGFAGYPLLRKVMVRALMVVPRPIERKAFVLGLDTDGKVIANLQDGSTGNYSPITTAREYGDWLYLGSLKSMSMARLPMKQALARE from the coding sequence ATGAGCCACCGCCGTCATAATTTTCGTCATGGGCTGTTCGTTGTATCGCTTGCGCTGATCGCCTTTCTGCTGCTGATGCCTACCCACGTACAACCGGTGAACTGGGCCCCGCCCAAGGCGCCCTCGATGAAGGACGGCACCTACGCCGAGAATCAGCGGCTCAAGGCGGTGCAACGAATCGGCGCATCGGACATCGCCGGGCCCGAGGCCTTGTTGCTGGATGCGCAAGGTTTTTTGATCAGTGGCCTGCAGGACGGACGCATCATCCGAACATCGCCCGACAGCCACACCCTGGAAGTGTTGGCCAATACCGGCGGGCGTCCGCTCGGCCTGGCGTTGCACCCGGATGGGCGTTTGATCATTGCCGATGGGGTCAAGGGCCTGCTCGCGCTGGATGCCAATCGCCAACTCACACCGCTGACCAGCAGCGCGAATGGCTTGCCGTTTGGCTTTACCAATGACGTGACCGTTGACGCCAGTGGGCGCTTTGCCTATTTCAGTGACGCGTCAAGTCGCTGGGGCTATGGCCAGGATGGCGAAGCCGTGATCGAACATGGCGGCGATGGTCGGCTGTTGCGCTATGACTTTGCCACCGGCCTCACCGAGGTGTTGCTTGACCAGCTGCAGTTTGCAAACGGCGTGGCGCTGGGGCTGGATGAGAACTATGTGCTGGTGAACGAAACCGGCGCCTACCGCATCAGCCGCTACTGGCTCAAGGGTGAGCACGTGGGTAGCCACGACTTGTTTATCGACAATCTGCCGGGCCTGCCGGACAACCTCAGCTTCAACGGCAGCGATCGCTTCTGGGTCGCGCTGTATTCGCCGCGCAACCCGTTGCTGGATGGCTTCGCCGGCTATCCGTTGCTGCGCAAGGTGATGGTACGGGCGCTGATGGTGGTGCCCAGGCCCATCGAGCGCAAAGCCTTTGTGCTGGGGCTGGATACCGACGGCAAGGTCATCGCCAACTTGCAGGATGGCAGCACGGGCAATTATTCGCCCATCACCACCGCGCGTGAATACGGCGACTGGTTGTACCTGGGCTCGTTGAAAAGCATGAGCATGGCGCGCCTGCCAATGAAGCAGGCCCTGGCCCGCGAATAA